Proteins encoded within one genomic window of Anabaena sphaerica FACHB-251:
- a CDS encoding chloride channel protein yields MISLTMLTQRFRNLWQSKKGLAISLIGNPNAEACMIGIVAALSAVLLKQGSGWLGTWRVHSTQFLPAWLTLPLIGMTFGFFAGWLVQRLAPEAAGSGIPQVKASLANIPIKLCWRVAFIKLISAIIALGSGITLGRQGPTVQVGAGLAAGMSRWVPTSPDHRRQMIAAGAGAGLSAAFNAPIAGVLFIIEELLQDLSGLTLGTAIIACFIGGVISRLLGGGSLQLNLELMNYSSQFSLLEIPIFLLLGILAGLLGAVFNRGLIFSIKTYRRLHISLALRVALAGFVSGVIVALLPEYYRDNAGLREYMIVSQPNLLFAVITFIAQFILTLIAFGSGAPGGLFAPSLILGSCLGHIVGVCELQLWGLGSPTTYALAGMGGFFSAVSKVPITAIVIVFEMTTDFNLVLPLMIVSVTSYLVADKVVPGSLYDKLLQLNGIEIQKKAPLEGILTQLTAQDVMQQRVETLETEMSIDEVIQAFSRSHHRGFPVVEESKLVGIVTQSDLQNRYSPNLFALREIMTPEPVTVKPKQTLGDVLYLLDRYQISRLPVVERKKLIGIITRADIIRAEADHLNCENGVSGPQPEPSYVVYQTRSPNIGRGRLLVTVANPETADTLLQMAITIARDRHYELECLQIILVSRHSSPSETEVRTTKSRRLLRHAEALAKKSHIPIHTQIRVAHDVAQAILETIKERHIDLIFMGWKGNTFTPGRIFGTVVDTIIRQAACDVVLVKLGNISDSKHFNRWLVPMAGGPNAPMAIKLLPALVTLGNDTEIRLTQVFKPSELKPNMQFLEESTRQLMRRRNLHSTVVAEPIQADSVCEGVINLVKTEGYDVVVLGASREGLLQQAIQGNIPENIASGIESTVILVRGAINS; encoded by the coding sequence ATGATTTCCCTGACCATGCTAACCCAAAGGTTTCGCAACTTATGGCAGTCTAAAAAAGGTTTAGCGATATCCTTAATAGGCAACCCTAACGCTGAAGCTTGTATGATTGGAATTGTCGCTGCTTTATCCGCAGTGTTACTCAAACAAGGTTCAGGTTGGTTGGGAACATGGCGCGTTCACAGCACCCAATTTTTACCAGCTTGGCTAACCTTACCCTTAATTGGCATGACCTTTGGGTTTTTTGCTGGTTGGTTGGTGCAAAGGTTAGCACCAGAAGCCGCAGGTAGCGGTATTCCTCAAGTCAAAGCCAGTCTCGCCAATATACCTATCAAGTTATGCTGGCGGGTGGCATTTATCAAGCTAATCAGTGCTATCATCGCCTTGGGTTCGGGTATTACATTAGGAAGACAGGGTCCCACAGTCCAAGTCGGGGCAGGTTTAGCAGCAGGAATGAGTCGTTGGGTTCCCACTTCCCCAGACCATCGTCGCCAAATGATTGCTGCGGGTGCGGGTGCTGGTTTATCCGCTGCTTTTAACGCCCCCATTGCTGGGGTATTATTTATTATTGAAGAGTTACTACAAGATTTATCAGGACTGACTTTAGGAACTGCAATCATCGCCTGTTTTATCGGTGGGGTAATTTCCCGGTTGTTAGGCGGTGGTAGTTTGCAATTGAACCTGGAATTAATGAACTATTCTAGCCAGTTCTCTCTGCTAGAAATTCCTATTTTTTTACTATTGGGTATTTTGGCAGGGTTGCTAGGTGCAGTATTTAATCGTGGGTTAATTTTTAGCATTAAAACTTATCGTAGGTTACACATTAGTTTAGCCCTACGGGTGGCTTTAGCTGGCTTTGTTTCTGGTGTAATCGTGGCCTTACTCCCGGAATATTATCGTGATAATGCTGGTTTACGGGAGTATATGATTGTTAGTCAACCTAATCTTTTATTTGCAGTGATCACTTTCATTGCTCAATTTATTTTAACCTTAATTGCCTTTGGTTCGGGCGCACCAGGGGGATTATTTGCACCTAGTTTGATTTTAGGTTCTTGTTTAGGTCACATAGTTGGGGTGTGTGAGTTACAACTTTGGGGTTTAGGTTCTCCTACTACCTACGCTTTAGCAGGAATGGGGGGATTTTTTAGCGCGGTTTCTAAAGTACCAATTACAGCTATTGTGATTGTGTTTGAAATGACGACAGATTTCAATTTAGTATTACCTTTAATGATTGTTTCTGTCACATCTTATTTAGTAGCAGATAAGGTAGTACCTGGTTCTCTATATGACAAACTTTTACAATTGAATGGCATCGAAATTCAAAAAAAAGCTCCCCTAGAAGGAATATTAACTCAGTTAACAGCCCAGGATGTGATGCAGCAACGGGTGGAAACTCTAGAGACAGAGATGTCTATAGATGAAGTTATTCAAGCGTTTTCTCGTTCTCATCATCGGGGTTTTCCGGTGGTTGAAGAAAGCAAATTAGTAGGAATTGTCACTCAATCAGATTTACAAAATCGTTACTCACCTAATCTTTTTGCTTTAAGGGAAATTATGACACCGGAACCAGTGACAGTTAAACCCAAGCAAACATTAGGTGATGTTTTATATTTATTAGACCGCTATCAAATTAGTCGTTTACCAGTGGTGGAAAGAAAAAAACTAATTGGCATTATTACCCGTGCAGATATAATTCGAGCAGAAGCAGATCATCTTAATTGTGAAAATGGAGTTTCTGGACCCCAACCAGAACCTTCTTATGTAGTATACCAAACGCGATCGCCTAATATTGGTAGAGGTAGATTATTAGTAACAGTAGCTAACCCAGAAACAGCAGATACTTTATTACAAATGGCTATTACTATTGCTCGCGATCGCCATTATGAACTAGAGTGTTTACAAATCATCCTCGTATCTCGTCATAGTTCTCCATCGGAAACAGAAGTAAGAACCACAAAAAGTCGCCGCTTACTCCGACACGCGGAAGCTTTAGCCAAAAAATCGCACATTCCCATACATACACAAATACGAGTCGCCCATGATGTCGCCCAGGCGATTTTAGAGACAATTAAGGAACGTCACATAGACCTAATTTTCATGGGTTGGAAAGGCAATACTTTCACCCCTGGAAGGATTTTCGGCACAGTTGTAGATACCATAATTCGTCAAGCTGCTTGTGATGTTGTCTTAGTAAAATTAGGTAATATTTCTGACTCTAAGCATTTTAACCGTTGGTTAGTACCGATGGCAGGGGGACCAAATGCACCCATGGCCATTAAATTACTACCTGCTTTAGTGACATTGGGAAATGATACCGAAATTCGCCTCACTCAAGTATTTAAACCATCAGAATTAAAGCCAAATATGCAATTCTTAGAAGAATCTACACGTCAGTTAATGCGTCGTCGCAACTTACACAGTACCGTTGTGGCTGAACCTATACAAGCTGATTCTGTTTGCGAAGGCGTAATTAATTTAGTGAAAACAGAAGGTTATGATGTTGTAGTTTTGGGTGCTTCTCGTGAGGGTTTATTACAACAAGCAATTCAAGGTAATATTCCCGAAAATATCGCTTCCGGTATTGAAAGTACAGTGATTTTAGTTAGAGGAGCAATTAATTCATAA